The following coding sequences are from one Beggiatoa alba B18LD window:
- a CDS encoding ankyrin repeat domain-containing protein, with protein sequence MTLQATTLTWLAQNAYDVNNWDKLDEHGNNALAKAIMRNESAIAYDLLALNTLDLNHRNNDGNNTLWFACFRDNIEMIEALVKAGVDINNQNAAGATCLMYASSASKTAVVKALLAQGADYQLKSQDDFTALDFAGNAEILRLLKPLFKK encoded by the coding sequence ATGACCTTACAAGCAACAACGTTAACATGGTTAGCCCAAAATGCTTATGATGTGAATAACTGGGACAAGTTAGACGAACATGGCAATAATGCACTGGCAAAGGCAATTATGCGTAACGAATCCGCAATTGCTTATGACTTATTAGCCTTAAACACCTTAGATTTAAATCATCGCAATAATGACGGAAACAATACATTATGGTTCGCTTGTTTTCGTGACAATATTGAAATGATTGAGGCATTAGTAAAAGCGGGCGTGGATATCAACAATCAAAATGCAGCGGGAGCAACCTGTTTAATGTATGCCTCTTCCGCCAGTAAAACTGCTGTTGTAAAAGCCTTATTAGCACAAGGTGCAGATTATCAACTGAAAAGTCAGGATGATTTCACTGCCTTAGATTTTGCAGGTAATGCGGAAATTCTGCGTTTGTTAAAACCACTGTTTAAAAAATAG
- a CDS encoding DUF4279 domain-containing protein: MDDDKNEIVIGLTITDFNELPSEITKILGVQPSKTWCKGDLISKSGIIRHKQNGWKLCSSLSKSQSFKEHEKDLLDKILLFKDKFKNLPSECNVEFSCYVDIYNEDIPELSLEKDTVKVLSEINASVDIDIYFLYEPEAE; encoded by the coding sequence ATGGATGATGATAAAAATGAAATTGTTATTGGTTTAACTATTACTGATTTTAATGAGTTACCCTCAGAAATAACCAAAATATTGGGTGTTCAACCCTCTAAAACTTGGTGTAAAGGAGATTTAATTAGCAAGAGCGGGATTATCCGTCATAAACAGAATGGTTGGAAATTGTGTTCATCTCTGTCTAAATCTCAATCATTTAAAGAACATGAGAAAGATTTATTAGATAAAATCCTTCTATTTAAAGATAAGTTTAAAAACTTACCTTCAGAATGTAATGTTGAGTTTAGTTGTTATGTTGATATTTATAACGAGGATATTCCTGAGCTATCTTTAGAGAAAGATACAGTTAAAGTGTTATCTGAAATAAATGCTAGTGTCGATATTGATATTTATTTCCTCTATGAACCAGAAGCCGAGTAG
- a CDS encoding dynamin family protein, with translation MNDQIFDQQLQYYRTDLATHLKALQDISIAVGNKELTDWVSELRMRTTDPFMFVVVGEVKAGKSSFINALLSRDICKVAPDPCTDTVQQIVYGEKESTHVLNEHLKKITLPIDILKELAIVDTPGTNNVTIKEHQEITEHFIPHSDLIIFVFPCINPYQESAWKFLSYIHQEWHKKVIFILQQADLLAASPEGLNINLNNVVREAQKRGIDNPRTFCVSAKDELAGQTDKSGFHLIRAYIQENITGSNAVVLKLHNGVKTALHILEQLQKGLQTRQGQLEADQAFRLEVKQLLVQREQHSINEVDRVINYTLEGYHKVAKDLEQEMSEELGLFSLLGRTIKNLPLINKLSNTKSFNEWLEDFKNRLQKELTHVLQERLNSGIFDVAHNVQQMVAQIELKIQVTQKNPLINNDTVFTHIAEKRNGILGELKEYFNIFVKNDGKHMQPMTDNNPLWNIVAVLATGGGVTAVGGILATLSQGIWLDVTGGLVVALGLVVVGGGAQWSKHQVITEYNENIQRTSEELKRRIHEHLRPYIQNLKFDVDKHFLKFDAYLANEAKDIAQLTTQQQQTQQALEVLKNRLQNDYPNLALE, from the coding sequence CAAATTTTTGACCAACAATTGCAATATTATCGAACCGATTTAGCGACGCATTTAAAAGCATTACAAGATATTTCCATCGCCGTTGGTAACAAAGAATTAACAGACTGGGTCAGCGAACTACGAATGCGGACAACTGACCCCTTTATGTTTGTGGTCGTTGGCGAAGTAAAAGCGGGTAAAAGTAGTTTTATTAATGCCTTACTCAGTCGTGATATATGCAAAGTCGCGCCAGACCCTTGCACAGACACCGTCCAACAAATCGTTTACGGTGAAAAAGAAAGCACACATGTGCTTAACGAACATTTAAAGAAAATTACCCTACCTATCGATATTTTAAAAGAACTCGCTATTGTCGACACACCAGGCACAAATAACGTTACAATTAAAGAACATCAAGAAATTACAGAGCATTTTATCCCCCACAGCGATTTAATTATTTTTGTTTTTCCCTGCATCAATCCCTATCAAGAATCTGCTTGGAAATTCCTCAGTTATATTCATCAAGAATGGCACAAAAAAGTTATTTTCATTCTTCAACAAGCCGATTTACTCGCGGCAAGTCCTGAAGGGTTAAACATTAACTTAAACAACGTCGTGCGAGAAGCTCAAAAACGTGGAATTGACAACCCGCGTACTTTTTGCGTTTCTGCAAAAGATGAATTAGCAGGGCAAACCGATAAAAGCGGTTTTCATCTCATTCGTGCCTATATTCAAGAAAATATCACGGGTAGCAATGCCGTTGTTTTAAAACTACATAATGGCGTTAAAACAGCTTTACACATTTTAGAACAACTACAAAAAGGGCTACAAACCCGTCAAGGACAATTAGAAGCTGACCAAGCCTTTCGCTTAGAAGTGAAGCAACTACTCGTACAACGCGAACAACATTCTATTAACGAAGTTGACCGCGTTATTAATTACACCCTTGAAGGTTATCATAAAGTTGCCAAAGACTTAGAACAAGAAATGAGTGAAGAGCTTGGCTTATTCAGTCTATTAGGCAGAACCATCAAAAACTTACCCCTGATTAATAAACTGAGTAATACGAAATCGTTTAACGAATGGTTAGAAGATTTTAAAAATCGGTTACAAAAAGAACTCACACACGTTTTACAAGAACGCCTGAATTCAGGAATTTTTGATGTTGCTCACAACGTACAACAAATGGTTGCCCAAATTGAATTAAAAATTCAAGTGACGCAAAAAAACCCCTTAATCAACAACGATACTGTTTTTACCCATATCGCAGAAAAACGCAACGGCATTTTAGGCGAACTTAAAGAATACTTTAATATTTTCGTAAAAAACGACGGCAAACACATGCAACCAATGACCGACAATAACCCGCTTTGGAATATTGTCGCAGTACTTGCAACAGGGGGCGGGGTTACAGCGGTTGGTGGTATTCTTGCGACCCTTTCACAAGGCATCTGGTTAGACGTAACAGGTGGTTTAGTCGTTGCTTTAGGGCTTGTCGTCGTTGGAGGCGGGGCGCAATGGAGCAAACACCAAGTTATCACGGAATACAACGAAAACATTCAAAGAACCAGTGAAGAACTGAAACGCCGTATTCACGAACACCTCCGCCCCTACATTCAAAATTTAAAATTTGATGTGGATAAACACTTTTTAAAATTTGATGCCTACCTTGCTAACGAAGCCAAAGACATCGCCCAACTCACCACACAACAACAACAAACCCAGCAAGCTTTAGAAGTGCTAAAAAACCGATTGCAAAACGATTACCCCAACCTTGCGTTGGAATAA
- a CDS encoding tetratricopeptide repeat protein, translating to MRPHDFPLYHWFFEDELTQEQVTELCKEGNRFLHGEENNGIREVKKAIDCFKQASRYNCMEAIIALGHIYTHYPPHQNATTAFYWYRRAYEQGSIEATYQLGLLYRDGKGVAVSHETAAACFLEAAEAGHAEAQCQLGMLFHKTMHYPYDNYTPAIGLFKNRAKAHFWLEKSAKQGCKQAQYELGQWYEKEATYRAHDGNLDAKVNHDLAIKWYEEARKQECHQAELCLKYLQKSPK from the coding sequence ATGAGACCGCATGATTTCCCACTTTATCACTGGTTTTTTGAAGATGAACTGACTCAAGAACAGGTCACGGAGCTTTGCAAAGAAGGCAACCGTTTTTTGCATGGCGAAGAAAATAATGGTATTCGTGAAGTAAAAAAAGCAATTGATTGTTTTAAACAAGCCTCCCGTTACAACTGCATGGAAGCCATCATTGCACTTGGACACATTTACACACATTACCCCCCACATCAAAATGCCACAACAGCATTTTATTGGTATCGCCGTGCTTATGAACAAGGTAGCATTGAGGCTACTTATCAATTGGGTTTGTTATACCGTGATGGTAAAGGCGTGGCAGTGAGCCACGAAACGGCGGCGGCTTGTTTCCTAGAAGCCGCAGAAGCAGGACATGCAGAAGCTCAATGTCAATTGGGCATGTTGTTTCATAAAACCATGCATTACCCATATGATAATTATACGCCTGCAATTGGTTTGTTCAAAAATCGGGCAAAAGCCCACTTTTGGCTAGAAAAATCTGCTAAACAAGGCTGTAAACAAGCACAATATGAGCTTGGGCAATGGTACGAAAAAGAAGCAACGTATCGCGCTCATGATGGTAATCTTGATGCTAAAGTAAATCATGACCTTGCTATAAAATGGTACGAAGAAGCCCGTAAACAAGAGTGTCATCAAGCTGAACTGTGCTTGAAATACTTGCAAAAATCGCCTAAATAA
- the lpdA gene encoding dihydrolipoyl dehydrogenase, with the protein MSNIIEVHVPDIGDFKNVAIIELLVAVGDTVQKDQSLLTLESDKATMEVPCPVAGTVKELKVKLGDKVSEGSLVLLLETSGSGAVASKPAPVPAPSVTSEPAPKAANVPAGSSDIQAEVLVLGSGPGGYTAAFRAADLGKKVVLVEKFNTLGGVCLNVGCIPSKALLHTAAIINESQEMGKHGVSFTQPIIDLKKLADWKDSVIKRLTSGLAGLAKQRKVQVVTGTGKFTSPHTLQVETTEGIKTISFETAIIAAGSQPTKIPSFPYHDRRLMDSTDALRLTDVPKKLLVIGGGIIGLEMATVYNALGSEISIVELLGELITGCDRDIVKPLQKRIEKQYANIYLNTKVTQIESLPEGLKVHFEGANAPASVIYDKVLVAVGRRPNGKLIDADKAGVIVNEMGFIPVDKQMRTNIPHIYAIGDIVGNPMLAHKAVHEGKIAAENASGHKSYFDARTIPSVAYTDPEVAWMGLTETEAKAKGIEYEKGVFPWAASGRALSLGRDEGMTKLLFDRKTKRVIGAGIVGVNAGDLLAETMLAYEMGADVHDLGLTIHAHPTLSETIAFAAEVATGEITDLYAPRKTPWA; encoded by the coding sequence ATGAGCAATATCATAGAAGTTCATGTCCCTGATATCGGAGATTTTAAAAACGTGGCTATCATTGAACTGCTGGTTGCAGTCGGTGATACCGTACAAAAAGATCAATCTCTTCTCACCTTAGAAAGCGACAAAGCGACGATGGAAGTCCCCTGCCCTGTCGCAGGGACTGTAAAAGAATTAAAAGTTAAACTCGGCGATAAAGTCTCAGAAGGCTCACTCGTCCTTCTCTTAGAAACCAGTGGCAGTGGTGCTGTAGCGAGTAAACCCGCGCCAGTGCCTGCGCCCAGCGTTACCAGCGAGCCAGCCCCCAAAGCAGCCAATGTTCCCGCAGGCTCTAGTGATATACAAGCAGAAGTGCTCGTCTTAGGCTCAGGGCCTGGCGGTTACACAGCCGCCTTCCGTGCTGCCGACTTAGGCAAAAAAGTTGTTTTAGTAGAAAAATTCAACACATTAGGCGGAGTTTGCCTCAACGTGGGTTGCATCCCCTCTAAAGCCCTGCTACACACCGCCGCTATCATCAACGAAAGCCAAGAAATGGGTAAACACGGCGTGAGCTTCACCCAACCCATTATTGACCTAAAAAAACTCGCCGATTGGAAAGATAGCGTTATTAAACGCTTAACTTCTGGTTTAGCAGGACTTGCTAAACAACGCAAAGTACAAGTTGTCACAGGAACGGGCAAATTTACCTCCCCGCATACTTTACAAGTAGAAACAACGGAAGGTATTAAAACCATTTCCTTTGAAACGGCCATCATTGCCGCAGGCTCACAACCGACAAAAATTCCCAGTTTTCCCTACCATGACCGACGCTTAATGGACTCTACCGACGCGCTACGGCTGACCGATGTACCTAAAAAATTACTGGTCATCGGTGGTGGCATTATTGGGCTAGAAATGGCAACCGTTTACAACGCCTTAGGCTCAGAAATCAGTATCGTCGAACTGTTAGGCGAACTCATTACAGGTTGCGACCGCGACATTGTCAAACCCTTACAAAAACGGATAGAAAAACAATACGCCAATATCTACCTCAACACCAAAGTGACCCAAATAGAATCCCTTCCCGAAGGTCTAAAAGTCCATTTTGAAGGGGCGAATGCGCCCGCCTCTGTAATATATGACAAAGTGCTGGTTGCTGTGGGTAGAAGACCCAACGGTAAACTGATTGACGCAGATAAAGCAGGCGTGATTGTCAACGAAATGGGCTTTATTCCCGTTGATAAACAAATGCGCACCAATATTCCACATATCTATGCAATTGGGGATATTGTCGGCAATCCCATGTTGGCACATAAAGCCGTACATGAAGGGAAAATTGCGGCAGAAAATGCCTCAGGACATAAATCCTACTTTGATGCCCGCACCATTCCCTCCGTTGCCTACACAGACCCCGAAGTTGCATGGATGGGCTTAACAGAAACCGAAGCTAAAGCCAAAGGTATCGAATACGAAAAAGGCGTATTCCCATGGGCGGCAAGCGGGCGTGCACTCAGTTTAGGACGTGATGAAGGCATGACCAAACTGTTATTTGACCGTAAAACCAAGCGTGTTATTGGTGCGGGCATTGTCGGCGTGAACGCAGGGGATTTACTCGCAGAAACCATGCTTGCCTATGAAATGGGGGCAGATGTGCATGATTTAGGCTTAACGATTCATGCCCATCCAACTTTATCGGAAACAATCGCCTTTGCCGCAGAAGTCGCAACAGGGGAAATCACCGATTTATATGCCCCACGTAAAACCCCTTGGGCATAA